ATGGAGGCCAAGGCTTCGGCTGTCATCATCGGCGCTTTGCCCTTTATCGTCGCCACGCTCGTCTACCTGACATCGCCGCAATACATGATGGTTCTGTTCACCGATCCGCGTGGTCACTTCATCATGGGGCTATCGGCGGTGTGGATGTCGATCGGCATCTTCGTCATGCGCAACATGGTCAATTTCGACATCTAGCCTGGGGGGACGCGTCATGTCAGCAGATCTTGCAGCGCGATTGACCGATCCGGCCATGCTCGTCGCGCTTCTGGTTGCGGTCGCTGTCTTTGCGACCTTCTACACGATCGCCATTCCCTTCTTCGAGCGCGGCGACCTGAACAAGCGCATGCGGGCCGTTTCGACCGAGCGTGATCAGATTCGAGCACGTGAGCGTGCCCGCATGACGGAGGCGGGAAACAAGGGGTCTCTCCGCAACCAAAACAATCGCTCTGTCCGCCAGATCGTCGAGCGCTTCAACCTGCGCAAGGCGCTCGTCGACGAAAACACGATGAACAAGCTGCGTGCAGCCGGCTACCGCTCGGAAAACGCCCTGAACACCTTCCTCGTCGCCCGCTTCCTTCTGCCCTTTGTCTTCCTCGCCCTCGCAGCCTTTTGGATTTTCGGTCTCGGCAACCTCGCAGCCAAGCCGCTTCCCATCCGCCTGCTTGCCATGATCGGCATGGGCTATCTCGGCTTCTATGCGCCGAACATCTTCATCTCGAACCGCATGTCGAAGCGTCAGCATTCGATCAAGCGTGCCTGGCCCGATGCCCTCGACCTGATGCTGATTTGCGTCGAGTCCGGCATCTCGATCGAAGCAGCGATGCGCCGCGTATCGGAAGAACTCGGCGAGCAATCGCCGCCGCTTGCCGAGGAGATGGTGCTGACGACGGCCGAGCTTTCCTTCCTGCCGGACCGCCGTCAGGCACTCGAAAATCTGGGCACGCGCACGCAGATCGATCTCGTGC
Above is a window of Rhizobium etli 8C-3 DNA encoding:
- a CDS encoding type II secretion system F family protein, which translates into the protein MSADLAARLTDPAMLVALLVAVAVFATFYTIAIPFFERGDLNKRMRAVSTERDQIRARERARMTEAGNKGSLRNQNNRSVRQIVERFNLRKALVDENTMNKLRAAGYRSENALNTFLVARFLLPFVFLALAAFWIFGLGNLAAKPLPIRLLAMIGMGYLGFYAPNIFISNRMSKRQHSIKRAWPDALDLMLICVESGISIEAAMRRVSEELGEQSPPLAEEMVLTTAELSFLPDRRQALENLGTRTQIDLVRSVTQALIQADRYGTPISQALRVLAQEGRDERMNEAEKKAAALPPKLTVPMILFFLPVLVAVILGPAGIQVADRF